A stretch of Aedes aegypti strain LVP_AGWG chromosome 2, AaegL5.0 Primary Assembly, whole genome shotgun sequence DNA encodes these proteins:
- the LOC5577161 gene encoding uncharacterized protein LOC5577161, protein MAPKAETDEPLTGKNETIKTNGNTGTGGRLINPHLVLLKVSLFLIFGATSSLVPYLTVHMQSIGLSVEEIAAVYLTLLFTTCLSPPITGYVVDRFGRYKPVLLVSLVLNLAAHHSLNLVPIRAPWVLKTVQVEAVWNAIGNGTITLENPCDNLECPTVPFLEKSLANRCDLPAGNLSQLQLFISNGEERTFCGSLNLPNCNSRLDGSNAPLILQCRNTVEYDKTFWYYLMIRFVSTTMLIGCLTITDPIALTMIEQYGGDFGREKLFSSAGMAIFTPLTGLLIDYYSEDPNSTDYTPAFYIYDVLLALSLISVFLLPVGKKLPSESILRHLWDILKLPHVLMFLFFLFYLGTFWGFIESYLFVIMKEMGSPNYLLGLTYTVGTVASIPMMYLTGPITRWAGHVNLLVVAFFAHATRIIGYSLMDNPFWCFPVELNEAISCYFMWVVATTYCAVLAPNSLVATLIGVSGMVHFCLGKGIGSVFGGYLIAQFGTRMAFRYMGYIAVVCGCSYKFLHLIWLKKYDKHQAGEIEDRKRDFPERRVSLVPKFSAFGSVAGMLPTSEEEHAKSCEGV, encoded by the exons ATGGCGCCGAAAGCGGAAACAGATGAGCCGCTAACCGGGAAAAATGAAACCATCAAAACCAATGGTAACACCGGAACTGGTGGCCGCCTGATTAATCCTCACCTGGTGCTGTTGAAGGTTTCGCTGTTCCTGATATTTGGGGCCACGTCGTCTCTGGTGCCGTATTTAACGGTGCATATGCAAAGCATCGGTCTCTCGGTGGAGGAAATTGCAGCCGTTTATTTGACGTTGCTCTTCACGACCTGTCTCAGTCCTCCGATCACCGGATACGTCGTCGATAGGTTCGGTCGGTACAAACCGGTTCTGTTGGTTAGTTTGGTGTTGAATTTGGCGGCCCATCACTCACTGAACTTGGTACCAATTAGAGCACCATGGGTGCTGAAAACGGTACAGGTGGAAGCCGTGTGGAACGCGATTGGCAATGGAACGATAACTTTG GAAAATCCATGCGACAACTTGGAATGTCCCACAGTaccatttctggagaaatcgctTGCTAATAGATGTGATTTGCCTGCGGGTAATTTATCACAACTGCAATTGTTCATTTCAAACGGAGAGGAGCGCACTTTTTGTGGATCGCTGAACCTGCCAAACTGCAACTCCAGACTGGATGGATCAAATGCACCACTTATATTGCAGTGCCGAAACACTGTTGAATATGATAAAACATTCTGGTATTATTTGATGATTCGGTTCGTCTCCACCACGATGCTTATAGGCTGTCTAACAATCACCGATCCCATCGCGTTGACCATGATTGAACAATACGGAG GAGACTTTGGACGAGAAAAACTATTTTCCAGCGCTGGAATGGCTATCTTCACTCCTCTAACAGGACTACTGATTGATTACTACTCTGAAGACCCAAACAGTACAGATTATACGCCGGCTTTCTACATATACGATGTTCTTCTTGCACTATCCCTCATATCGGTGTTTCTACTTCCGGTGGGCAAAAAACTGCCCTCGGAAAGCATTTTGAGACACTTGTGGGACATACTCAAACTACCACACGTgctgatgttcttgtttttcttgtTCTATTTGGGCACGTTTTGGGGATTCATCGAAAGCTATCTGTTTGTGATAATGAAGGAGATGGGATCTCCCAATTACCTGCTTGGGTTAACCTACACCGTGGGCACCGTGGCCAGTATTCCGATGATGTACCTCACCGGACCAATAACCCGCTGGGCAGGACATGTAAATTTGCTGGTGGTGGCATTCTTCGCTCACGCCACCAGAATCATCGGTTACTCTTTGATGGA CAACCCGTTCTGGTGTTTCCCGGTCGAACTTAATGAGGCAATATCCTGCTACTTTATGTGGGTGGTGGCCACAACGTATTGTGCAGTGCTGGCCCCAAACAGCCTGGTGGCAACATTGATCGGCGTTTCCGGAATGGTACACTTTTGCTTGGGAAAAGGAATCGGATCAGTTTTCGGTGGTTATCTGATCGCACAGTTTGGAACGAGAATGGCTTTTCGATACATGGGATACATTGCCGTTGTTTGCGGTTGCAGCTATAAATTTCTTCATTTGATTTGGCTGAAGAAGTATGATAAACACCAAGCTGGCGAAATAGAAGACCGAAAAAGAGATTTCCCGGAGAGAAGAGTATCATTGGTTCCGAAGTTTAGCGCTTTTGGCAGCGTTGCTGGAATGTTGCCAACATCAGAGGAGGAGCATGCTAAATCATGTGAAGGAGTTTAA